The genomic interval cgtggttttcaccgttggaatcATCTCAatgcgaatttcacaatggtaggctgaattttggattttgagcaacttcaaatctgggagaaaattgaatttcttCTCAGTTCGACTTTGTTTGGCGAATTTCGGCGTACCTGGactctctgataccactgatgggtggaggggacactcagtcattggttgtgactgaaactcagtgagaatcaatTGCAAAAACAATGtaattcaatttaaaaataaatacagaggacttcagaaaaaaaaaaaaaaaaaaaacaactctcCCTCTCGCTCACTTGTTATTCACTCTCTCAACACCACGTACTACGTTGCACACACACATATCTATTTATAAATGATtctaaaacaaaataatcaacaattgtggctggttggtgaggttggtggctTCTGATCAACAGAAGTGACTGGTCAGCAATCGTTGTCAAATATTGCTGCCACCATCAAGTTTACTCTTCAATATTGCCCAATTTGTCGATGGTTTGGCGCAGAAAGAAACACCTCATAGTTACTGCctaaaattgtcaacggtttgccCTCCATGGCTGCACCCCACATCTCTCTTTTGGTCCCTCACTTCACGATATTTTTCTCGATACATTCATTCCTCttagaatatgagccacatccctaaCAATACTCTAATTTTTTGCAAAGATATCAACAGTGATATCAAATGGCCACATATCACCCTTCATTGTTTTGAAGCTTCATCAAGCCTTAAAATAAATTTAGCAAAAGGCAAAGTTTTCCACATAGTTGTAGAGTAAAATTTGGAGGAAATAGTTGACTTATTAAATTGCAAAGTTGAACAGTTGCCTACTATTTATCTTGGCCTCCCTCTCGAGGCAAAAGTTAGAACAAAAGCGATCTAAGACCCTATAATTGAAAAGTTTAACAAAAAATTGGCCTCATGGAAAGTCAATTATCTCTCTTTTGGGGGCAGATTGACTTTGATTAATTAGGAGAATTCTAACAAGTGTGCCAATATATTACCTCACCTTGCCCATTCCACTGTACATTCTAACTAAATTGGAAGGTACGTAACGTAATTTTTTTGTAGAGAGGGAATTCAGTGGTGTTCAAATATCCTTTAGTTAAACGGATAACAATTGAGAATGGAGGATTGTGGATAAAATACGCACTTACCTTCAACAAGGTTCTTTCAAGCAAATGGTTATGGAAGTTGAGCCAAGATAAAACTACTTATGGAGGAGGGTGGTCTGCAACAAATATAAACTTCCATTGGATTCATGGGAGCCCAAACTTGATACCTATGCACATGGGTCTAGGTGCTGGAAAGGTATCCTTGTGACAACCAATGCCTTCTAGGAGGTAGCCAAAATAAAAATTGGCATGGGGACTCGTACGAAATTATGGACGGACAAGTGGGGGACACATTAACCATTAAgcaaaattttctcttttttgttCAAGATTACTATAGCCAAAAATGGATATGTTGCTATCATCTTTAATTTGGTCTCGGGGAATCAATTCTGGGACATCTTTTTTAGCCAAAATCCCAGGGGAATGGAACAGGTAACTTTGCCTAATTGCTCAAATTTATCTACTCAATAAAAGTTCCAAATATAGGGGAAGATTCTTGCATTTGGCTCATGTCAACCAACAATTTATTCTCTGTCAAGTCAATCTACATGTTCTTGTTGGAAAATAAATTGACGAGCAGCGTCCAAAGCCAGTACACTGCTTAATTTGGAAAGAAAGGGATGCTAGAACATCTCAAGATAAATCTCTTGCAGCATAGTTGTTATTACAAAAATTTTTGCAGGATATTTTCTTTTGGTCAAGGTCCTACTCTTTGTTCCAAAACCTTCCTTGGGAAGAATCTTTTAAATTACTTTCGATTCTAGGTGTGTGAAGTTGTAATCGTCCTTGTATGTTACAGTCTGGTCTACAAGCAACTCGCTTGTTTTCCAAGCTGCTTCTGTTTTTCTTTGATAatcttcatttatatatatatatctttcaagAGTATTAAGCAAGAAAACAACCACAACAGAACTAGCATCTTCATTTAGGAAGAGGGGTGGTAATAGTTTGTAGtactttgaaataaatatatttaggAAGAGGagggaaacaaaaagaaaatgagaTAATGGGAGGACTTGCGGTAGTAAGTGGGAgtaaaaaaaagaagagagaaatccAAGGAATAGTTTAAAGAGGTGGGGGAGTAATTTCAcacaaaaaatttttaattttttttgacaaatttagtaATATTTTTCTACTATAGTTACATTGTTCCTTAACCGAATGATTAACTCTATTTCATATGGATGCTACCATTCTTGTCCGTACATTCAATGAGCTCTTACTATAGATAGAAGTTGACAAGAACCCtattaaagaaataaattaacagggaaaaaaataaaaaagcaaagcATTATTCTAATCCAaatcttcttttctctctctaaacctggataaagggtaaaaaaaaaaaaaccacatgcGCACTTACATTCCATTTTGAACAGATGCATGCGccttatttcaaatattttttgtatatatCGATATTGGAATAGACCCCTCATCTTGCTGATGCTGTGGTCCGAACGCACCCCACGATTAACTCATATTTTAATTAATAGGGTCTTTCTCCCCCGTAGTTCCCTGGAGGATAGTAGTTGCAAGTGACGAAGGCCCATCCGTTGGCGCACGTAGCTCTAGCGCACCCTAGTCCGACAGAGTCGCCCCAAACGACCTGAGTGTAGTGCAGGCACTCTCCTCCCTGGCAGGAGTTGGAGTCGTGGTCATAGTTAGGCTTTTCCGACAGCCAGAGATCCACCGCTTCTTTGCCGCTAAAAGCCCCGTAGCCTTCGGCGATGTTCTCTCCGTAAGGCCCTCCCGAGTGCTCCAGCGTGCAGTCGCCTGCCCTCTGGCTCGCGTAATTCTGAGCGTACGCCGCCACCGTCTGGTTCCACTGCAGCGGCACCACGCCAACCTGCTTCCGGGCGGCGTTGTGAGCGGCCAGGTAGTCTCCGATGGAGTTTTGGGCGAGGGAGCATCCGGCGGCGGCGGAGAGAACGACGACGGCCAGCAGGAGTGGGCCGCTGCCGGTAATGGTGTGGCCCATTTCGGTTGTTATTGTGTAAGTAAtgttgaaaaggaaaattaaGATTGATGCGTAGGTGTGAGTGCTTAGAGAGAAGTGGGGGAGGGGGGAGTATTTATAAAGAAGTGAGAAGAGAAGATGATGCTAATTAGTCGTCTTTGAAATGAAATTAGGGGTTTAAGATTCACATGCACGCCAAATATGGCATGGCTTTATCTCAGCCTGCATGAATCCAAATGAAGAAGGCTAATTATTTAGGGTCCTACGTCAcacctcactcggtcactccaaTGCTCACATGAAGAAGTTTGTtgcttattatatatataattgggaaaaaaaaatgtgtgatgGCTTTTTATGTATAATTTGCAATTCATTAATAATAAAACAGGAGCAATATTATACTTTGATGCAAGACCCAATAACTTACTTTTGTATGTGCCCTTCACACCACTCTAGTTTGTTCAAAAACTAAATTAATGAgtagcataaaaaaaaaatccctttaaGTAGTATACATAAAGATAGTATAGTCCTTTCACAAATCCTTTcatctaataaaaatattttaaatagtaaaTCTTACATTATTGGGCCTACATATAATTTAATAAGATTCACtatttaaaatgtttttattAAATGGGAAGATTAGATAAGAGGACTAGTGCCCAAAAGACAGGTTTAGTCTAAAATTAAAGACTGGTGGTTTTTATCTAATAGCTTTTACAAATTTGACAACATTATTATGATGATTTATTCAATTTTACCATAACCTACATatctataaaaaaaatgttaCTTTAATTTAAAAGGTAAAGTTAAAGTAGTCTAATTATcatgtaaaaaaaattaatatcataaaaattaaCATCTAAATAAGTAAAGTGGTGAAATAAATGAATACAAATATCGTAAAGATAATGTTTTATAGGTTGGAAAATTTTCAGGTTCAAATTTTTGAGAGGATTGAAAAGGGGCAGGAGAAGAAAAATGGGTACCTCCCATTTGTGTGGTTCAAGACCCATGTGTCATAGTCAAATTAAattcaagaaagaaaaaaaaaaaaaaaaagtgcttcTTTGTatcaaattaaacaaaaaaaaaaaaaaactttcttggTTGAATTAAGATGGAAAGTtagtagtttatatgattttgaCCCTATATATCATTTATTCCATTTgggggaaaaaagaaaaacaagcattTTGCTATTTTGCCCCTAGACTTTGGATACGTTTTGACCAACATTTCTCTCTCTTTAATGGTTTCTTTCTTAAACAAAATCAGTTTACTAACAATCCAACCCTTCTAGACGTCAACtcctttattttaattaaaatccttcaattttttttaaaaaaatatatttaattactTAATGGGCTAGATCACAGATTTTACACTTTGAATTTGGAAAATGtgtacatgtaaataaattttaaatagaGAAATTGTTAGCCTTTTTCAAATACCCAaatttatatacaaaaatatgttgaaaattaaacttgattggAGATAGCCGGCAGTccacctctgttgaatttggACTGGAGTCAGCAGCAACCTCACCAAACCTCACCAACTCcagccaccattgttgattataatcttcacCTATCATCCATCCTttgctatatatatgtgtgtgtgtgtgtgtgtgtggaatgtaagatgtggtgtagagagggtgaataactaGTTAGAAGAGAGAAATTGTATTTTGAGAAGTTgtctatattttaatttttcatattaaaTTCAATTGAGTGTTTATTGTGCAAATTGAGTGTAATCCTCActaagtttcaatcacaaccagtgattgagtgagttcCTTCTACCTAtcattggtatcagagcttcagGTTTGCCGAAATTCGCCAAATAGAGACGAACAGAagggaaatttgaattttttttttttccaaatttgaagTTATTctaaatccaaaattgagcatacTATTATGAAATTCGCATCGAGACAAGTTCAGCGGTGAAAATCGTGCTTCAAACGGAGTCCGAGAGCCTCCACATGTGTTTTCACGCGCTGACAAACAAAACAATGTCCTCCACACACGCCGCACACGCCGGCGAAGATACTAACCGCCAACGCCATGCCCCTCACATGCCCGCACGCATCTTCTTTTCCCAACTAACGTGATCCGACCCAGACACCCGATCTGTGACCCAGCCCAGCAATCAGAAACCAGACCCACGAGCACGACTTGACACGGCTGACGGACCCACGTCCAATCGCTGACACGCAACACGCCCAAAAGCCACCACGTGGACTAACAGTAAGAACTGATGCCTTTTATCTCTGTTAAGAAAAACAGGTCTAAGTCAAACCAGTCCAAAATTGTTTTTTAGCCGGTTCAATGATTTTTAAACCGGTTTGTATTAACCCAAAATCAATTCCTAACGTTTGTTgaccttctgaacacattggtggcatcagattttctaaaatcaatctctatcactctggttttatatatatattaaacccaATGACGAACGGTACTACACAAGTGGTGATTCCAAAGCTGACATGGGAGAACTATGATAATTGGTCTATTCAAAAGAGAGCCCTACTAGGTGcttaggatgtcatggacatcgttgaagatgggtatagagaaaacccatcaaaagaagccaaaCCAACTATGTCTGATGCTTAAAGAACGATCTTACGAACCGATCGAAGAAGGATTgtaaggcgaagtccataatctaccaagccCTTGATGAGACCACGTTTGAAATCATTGCCTCTGCCAAGGGgtctaaagaagtttgggactctctccatcgaacacacaaaggtgtagacaaagtaaagaagatttgtcttcaaacattgcgaggtgatttcgaatctttaataatgaaatctactgaatcaaTTGTTGATTACTATACGTGacttatggtagtatcaaatcaattgagaataaatggagagactctcaacgacaagagaatttgtgaaaaaaatttacgatctttggatccaaaatttgattatatagttgtgaccatggaagaaacaaaagatttggaaaccatgtccgtaaaagaacttgtgggctcactccaagcccatgaacaaaaaatcaacaaaaggagtgatgataaagcactggagcaagccttctaaacaaagttttccttcactacagatagatacaatAAAGGGGGTACATCACAACGAGGAAAAGGACGAAGCcaaggatctcgtggaagaaattttgaaaattttgaatccaGAGAAGCCAGCaaaggcagaagaggtcccactagagaaggatACAATCAATAGAACTATGTCCCATGAGGTAGAATACAAGGAAGAAAAGGGGGATACAATAATCATTTGAACGTAGACAAGAGAaacgttcagtgctacaactgccacaagtacgGACACTATAGTAATGAGCGtagaggtaatccccaaaatcacaaagtaaatgaaaatgctaactttgcagaAAAGGAGAAAGCCAAAGGAGAatcattgatgctgatggcacacaattcaacccaaCAGGCCCAAAATATTTAGTACCTTGACTCTAGAACCAACAATCACATGACTGGAAGAAAGAACCTActtaa from Malania oleifera isolate guangnan ecotype guangnan chromosome 9, ASM2987363v1, whole genome shotgun sequence carries:
- the LOC131163400 gene encoding pathogenesis-related leaf protein 4-like; the protein is MGHTITGSGPLLLAVVVLSAAAGCSLAQNSIGDYLAAHNAARKQVGVVPLQWNQTVAAYAQNYASQRAGDCTLEHSGGPYGENIAEGYGAFSGKEAVDLWLSEKPNYDHDSNSCQGGECLHYTQVVWGDSVGLGCARATCANGWAFVTCNYYPPGNYGGERPY